CGAGCACGATGTCCCGGAAGGCCGGTTAATCGACGAGTTGGAAGCGGTCGTGTCGGTGCGGTCGAATCGCCCCGGTTTGACAGCGTGGTTCCGTGTTGTCTTCCCGAATGAAACCCATCCGCAAACCCGAAAACCACTGACGGCCTTTGTTTCCGGCGATATCTATCGGAACAATGGTGAATGGCAGCAGTTGGTTTGTCGGGCCGATTCCAAGCAGTTGCAAGCTCGGATTCGCCAATGGCGAGTGCAGTTGGATCGCCCGTCGCTCAACACCGAAGGTGCGTTTGTCAATCGCATCGTGCTGACTGGCCAAGTTGGCATTGGGGAAACGGAAATCTTTCTCGACGGACTCCACTTTGGTCCGCTCGTCAATCCGCAACAAGTGCAGCTCGCCAGTGCGGTTGAGGATCCAATCAGTCAAACGGAACCGGCGAGTTTCTCGCAGCCCGACACTCCGGTTGGTCCCGCGGGTGAAGTACGGTTGGGTCGGTTTCTGGTCGAAGGCCGACCGTTCTTCCCGATCATTGCGGCTCAGCATTCGGAATCGCCGGAACTTCTCAAGGAAATCGGTTTGAATGTTGTTGGCATTCCCGATTACGAAGACCAAACAACTCTGAACGCCCTGCGACAACATGACTTGTGGGCAATGGCCACTCCACCGCGTGCGGTCGATGCCGACGGGCAAGTCATCGACGCCCGTGATGTCAGCGTGTTGCCATTCGGTCAGGAAACACGCCCCATTCTCATTTGGAATCTCGGAACGCGTGTTCCGTCATCGGCGAAAGACGAGTTGTTCGCGTGGGTCGATCAGGTGCAAACCGCCGATCGGAATTTCGATCGCCCAATCGCCGTGGAGGTCATCGGTGGTGAAGAACGGGCGATGTCCCGACGCGTGCCGTTGCTCGGAATGAGCCGACACGTCGCCAACACATCGTTCGGCTACAAACAAAAACGCGAATGGTTCCTCGAAAAACGGAAACTCGCCCGGATGGGAAGTTTCGAGTGGACCTGGATTCAAACCGAACCGGCTCCATCGCTGGAGGCGATGACGTCTCGGCAAGGCAGTCACGAAGTTGTCATTGAACCGGAGCAACTCCGGCTTCAGGTGTATTCGGCGATCGCGGCGGGCATGAAGGGGATTGGGTACTGGAAACGCACCTCCTTCGACGACAACTCGCCCGGTGCCACCGAGCGACGTCTGGCGATCACGCAGCTCAATCTTGAACTCTCGTTGTTGCAACCGTTCTTGGCGACGGGTTCCGTTTCATCACCATCTTCGTTCTCGGTTGATTTGCCGAGTGCCCAAGCGATTCGACGCGGTTCCATCGACTTCCGCACCACTGCCGATTCGCGTCATGAACGAGACGCCATGCTCCGAGAGCAAGAATACCAACGGCAACGGGCCTCCCGAGTCGGTGGTGAGTTGGAAGCGACTGTCATCTCCAGTGAGTATGGCAAACTCGTGCTGCCGATTTGGTACGGCACGGAAGCCCAATTCGTGCCCGGTCAGATGGCCGCACGGAATGCCCGAATTGTCGTCGCCGGTGTGGATGACTTCTCCTCCGCTTGGGAAGTGTCCCCGACGAAAATCGTGCCGTTGACCGGTCAAGGTCAGGTCAAACGCGGTGCGGGTGGTTTGGAAATCACGTTGAAACAGTTTGATCAAACCTCGGCGATCATCATTACACGAGATCGCGAGTTGATCGACGCCATCCGGCGAAAAGTCGCCCAGATCGCTCCGCAAAGTGCGGCGGTCTGTGTGGCTTTGGCCCGGGAAAAATTAGAGCGTGTCCGGCGAATCGATGAAGAACTGCAATCGCTCGGAGCCAGTTGGCCGGACAGTCCGCAGATTCTTTCACGGTCTCGCGAACACGTCATGATGGCTGAAGACGCCTTGGCTCGCGGTGCGTATCAAGCGGCCGCCGAAGAAGCCGGGCGAGCGATGCAACTGCAACGAATCTTGCAACGCGGACACTGGAACGATGCGGTCATCAAACTGCCATCGCCGTTGTCGAGTCCGTACACCGTCTGCTACCAAACCCTGCCCGATCACTGGCGATTGATGCAACGCATCGGGCAAAGTGATCTCGCTGGCCAGGAAAACCGACTCCGTGGTGGCAACTTCGAAGATGCCGACACCTTCTTCGCCGCCGGCGGATTGCATGAAGGCAACGATGTGCCCGGTGTGCATGCGGGAGCGGATTTGTACCCCTCGCAGCGGGAAGGCAACTATTCGCTTCGATTACACGCCCTGCCCATTCCGCAAGAAAACCCACCGGAGATCATGCCGGCGAGTCCTGTCATCATCAAGACGCCGCCAGTTTCGGTCAAAAGTGGGCAAGTTGTTCATGTGAGCGGTTGGGTCCGTGTTCCGAACGACATCCAACGTTCACTCGACGGAGCAATGCTGTTCGACAACATCGCTGGCCCCGCTGCCGCGCTTCGCTGGAATCAAGCCAGCGAATGGCAACACTTCTTCTTCCTGCGAGAAGTGCCCGAGACCGGTCCTTACGTACTCACAATGCAACTCACCGGACTGGGCGAAGTGATGTTCGATGATCTCCGCATCATCACGCAGGATCAGCAAGTCGTCCCTGCACCGGAGCCAACACCGACCGAGTCGGATAGCCCGTTCTCGTATCCGCTTAAACTGCTCGAGAAGCTGCCGAAGTGGAACACGAACCCGTTCCGTCGGTGATGACAATCGACGGTGACCCTAACCGGACGAACAATCGCAATCCGATCTAGTCGAGCAATGCCACAACCAAGCCGCTGCGGATCTTCGGTTCAAACCACGTCGATTTTGGCGGCATGAATCGATTCTGTTGGCAGACCGAAACGAACTGTTCCATCGTGACCGGTGGCAGAGTCACGGCGAAGTGGAAGTCGCCACTGTCGACACGGCTTTGCAACCAGGCCGCATCTTTGTTGCCGCCGACGAACGTCAGCCGTTTGTCGCGAGCATCAGCGATTTGGAGCACATCTTCGAAAATGTGCCGTTGCACGATGTCGGAATCAATTGACTCCGCCGCGTTGCTGGCATCGTAGGCGTTGTCTTTCGGCACCAATTCCAACCACTTCTTGCCATCGTACAGACCGATGTGATGAGTCTGCTTGGGTTGGAATGGTTCGGAATCGCGACGGGGTTGGGCGTCGAAATATTCGGCCAGGGTTTGCAGCCAATCCAATTCGGCCGCTTTCGGTTCGGCGACCAGCCGATTGTACGGTGCCAACCCCATCCGTCCGGTCGTGAAGAACATCGCCAGATAATCGTCATGCCCCAGCAACGCGGCAGCGGCACTGCGATGGTTGCCATCGGCGACGTACGCAAACGGCTCTGCCTTCATCAGCTCGACGAACTTGTTGATGCTGGGTTCATCCGCGATCAGCCAAACTTTGTGCGTGTTGCCGACTTCGTCGTCGGCTTGGAAATCGCATTCCCGCCCGTCGGCGTACTCTTCAAGAGCGGTGATCAAGTGGCCGCTTTCGTCTTCAACGGTATTGTTGACAACGCCTACGTAGGACTTCGTCTTGGAAATCAAATTCGCTCGCCCACGGGCTTTTTCCTCGCGAATCCCTTCGTTGCGGATCACGGTCCCGTCGGGCGATTCATCGGTGCGAATGTCTGCGGTTTTCGCCGCTCCACCGAGCCCCATCTGCCGCACACTGGGCCGACGCGGATCGACAATTTCGTAAACCCACAGCACGTTCTCGACAACTTTCGTCAGCGGGCTGTCGATGCGATTCCTCAGCGTCTCGCGGGCTTTGTCGAGCGTGGCATCGGAACCGTCCTCGCCAATTTCCGTTTCGGTTGGCACATCGCAATGCGCCATCGTCACCGCGAGAATCGATTCCGGTTTGGCTTGAATGAACTCCCAAACCTCGCGGTCGCCTTGGAACTCATCATAATTCGGAGCCACAAGTTGAGCGGCAGCGGCACTGTCGACAGGAACGAGAGCACGTCGAATCGGAGCAATATTAATCATAAGAGACGAAGATTTCTTCGTTGAGTGCGTGCAGCAATGCGTAACGCACCATGTTATTCATGCGGAATGGATTTGGCGGGTTACACTCGCTGCCCCCGCCCGACTGTCTAGAAATCCAAAGTCGCGAAATAATCATCGAGGGTTTCGGCACGGCGAATTTGTTGGACACTGCCGTCGGGTTTCCAAAGCAGTTCCGCGGAGCGAAGTTTGCCGTTGTACTGGAAACCCATCGCGTGACCGTGAGCACCAGCATCGTGGATGACGAGTAAATCGCCGATTTCCACTTTCGGCAGTTTCCGGTCGATTGCAAATTTGTCGTTGTTCTCGCAGAGCGAACCGACGACGTCGCAGGTTGTGTCCGCTGCCGCGTTTTCTTTGCCGAGCACAGAGATGTGGTGATACGCACCGTACATCCCCGGTCGCATCAAGTTCGCCATACAGGCATCGACGCCGACATAGTCCTTGTAAATGTGCTTTTCGTGAATCGCTGACGTGATGAGATAACCATACGGCCCGGTGATGCAGCGACCGTTTTCCATCAGAACATTCAACGGATCAAGACCGGCAGGCTTGATCATTTCGTCGTAGAGCTTCTTGACGCCATTGCCGATGTGTTCCAAGTCGACCGGCTGATCTCCCGGACGGTAGGGAATACCAATACCACCACCGAGATTCACGAACTCCAACGAGATGTCCGTTTCCTTCTTCAATTCGACGGCTAACTCGAACAGCATCCGTGCGGTTTCGACGAAGTATTCGGCGTTGAGTTCGTTCGAGGCCACCATCGTGTGCAAACCGAACCGCTTAGCTCCCAGTTCCCGAGCTTGACGGTAGCCTGCAAAGAGCTGTTCCTTGGTGAACCCGTACTTCGCTTCCTCGGGTTTGCCGATGATCGTGTTGCCTTCGCGGAGCGGTCCCGGATTGTAACGGAAGCACAATTGCTCGGGCATTTTCACCGAATCGGCGAGATACGGAATGTGCGTGATGTCATCGAGATTGATGATCGCACCCAACTCGACCGCCTTGGCGTACTCCTCGGCTTTCGTATTGTTCGAGGTGAACATCACATCGTCCCCGGTGATGCCAACTCGTTCGCACATCACGAGTTCCGCCAAACTCGAACAGTCTGCGCCGAAGCCTTCCTCTTTCATGATGTTGAGGATATGCGGGTTCGGCGTGGCTTTGACGGCGAAGTACTCTTGGAACCCATCGCACCAAGCGAAAGCCGCATTGAGACGCCGCGCGTTTTCACGGATTGCCCGTTCATCGTAGATGTAAAACGGCGTGGGGTACTTCTCCGTCAATTGACGAATGAAGTCTTCATCGAACGGCAACGGCTTGGCAACAGAGGAAGAAACAGCAGACATAATGACTCAAAACCGGCTGGACGGAGCGTGTACGAAGTCCTCATGAGGATCGTTCACAGTTTAGTCGGCCAGTCGTCCGCTGACGAGGGGGCGCGAGCGGTTTTCTGAGGCATTCGTCGGATTGACCGTCCGCGTGTCTACTTCGGCATTTTCGGAATCCCGTAGCTCGTTTCGCTATCGGATGGTTCCGTGGGAGCCTTGGGAATCTCGAAACTCGATGGTGGATCGGCGGCCTCGGCAATCGACACTTGCAAGATCATATCGCCGATCTTCACCTTGTCACCGTTCATCAATCGCGTGTCCGCCTGAATCAACCGACCATTGACATGCGTTCCGTTTCGGCTACCCATATCGCGAACGCGGACGGTGTACTCATCGACTCGCACAACGCAATGGTAGCGGCTGACAAGATCGCTATCGGGCCGAAGATGACAATCGGGAGCGCGACCGACGATGAACTTGCCTTCTTTCAATTTGATGTTTTTTTCGGCCAAGGAACCTTCGACGACCTTTAACTCAGCTCGCATACAGATGCCCTGTCATTCATGCCCATGGATTACGCGAAACCGTTGTAATCTCCCTATTTAAAGAATGAACGAAGGAAACACGCAACTCAAGTGAAAATCCCTATGGAATTAGTAAATGTCTTCAACCTTTTCCTCAATAGTCCGTAACCAACTGCACAAGCTCGGCAACATGCATCCGACTTTTCTCCGCGATATTTGTTTCAAGGTGTTAAATTGGGCAAGTTTGCGGAAACACGAAATCCTTGCTTGCGGAAAGTCCAGGCCATCGTGATACTGGATGGTCCTTCCGAGTGGGTCACTTGGAAACGCGCTGGGGTCAATCTACGTTTCCTTCTTACCAAGATCACATTCCTATGTCTGAACCGCATTCGACTTCCGCAACTCCTGCGGAGCCGTTGGCGATTGTCGGGTACGCTTGCCGTCTGCCTGGGGGAATCACCGACGGAACCAGTTACTGGCAATTGTTGGAAGAGCGTCGTGACGCTGTCACCGAGATCCCGGAAGATCGTTGGAGCAAACTTGCTTACAGCGCCGGACCAGGAATGAACGGTAAGAGTGCTTCCCGTTGGGGCGGGTTCCTCGACAGTATCGATCAGTTTGAACCGAGTCTCTTCGGGATCTCCCCGCGAGAAGCTCAGTACATCGATCCACAGCAACGCTTGCTGCTCGAAACGACTGCCGAAGCCTTGGAACATGCGGGCATTCCGGCGGAATCGTTGGCCGGGAGTCGAACCGGGGTCTTTGTGGGGATCTCCACCGGCGATTACGGCCAGATTCAACGCGACCGCCAATCGCAACGTGGTCTGAGTGCGTTCACGGCTCAAGGGTGTTCACTGAGCATCGCGGCCAACCGGATCTCTTACTGCTTGGATCTCCGTGGCCCGAGTTTTATCGTGGATACGGCGTGTTCGTCTGCGCTCATGGCGTTCGATCGCGGTTGCAAGAGCTTGCTTGATGGCGAATCCGACATGATCATCGTCGGGGGCGTAAACGTCATCATCAACCCGGAAACGTTCATCAGTTTCTCGGCGGCGTCGATGTTGTCTCCCGACGGCCGTTGCAAGGCTTTCGATGCGTCCGGCAACGGGTTCGTCCGATCGGAAGGTGGCGGGGCGATCATCGTGAAACGCCTTTCCGATGCCGTCCGTGATCGCGATCCGATTCAAGCGATTGTGCTGGGAACCGGTGCCAACCAAGACGGACGCACCGGCGGGATTTCCATGCCCAACCCCGATGCCCAAGAAGCGTTGCTGCGGGAAGTTTATCAGAATTCGCAGGTTGACCCGGCGAGTGTCCGCTACGTCGAAGCCCACGGAACCGGCACCGTCGTCGGTGATCCGGCGGAAACGACGGCCCTTGGTCGTGTGTTTTCCGATGGCCGATCCGCCGAGCAACCGCTCATCATCGGTTCGGTGAAAACGAACATCGGACACATGGAAGCCGCTTCGGGGATTGCCTCGCTCGTCAAAGCGATTCTCGTGCTGCAAAAACGCCAAATCCCTGCGAACTTGCACTTCAAAACCCCAAACCCGCACATCCCGTTCGAGGAATTCAAACTCCGCGTACCGACGGAGATGGAAGCCTGGCCGGATGACAAACCCGGTGTCGTTGGTATCAACTCGTTCGGTTTCGGTGGCGCGAATGCGCACGTCATCTTGGCCGACCCCAACCACGAACGAACGCAGCAGTTCAACGAACACTCCCCGCAAATTGTTCGCAGCAACGGGCATACACCGGCAACGAACGGATCGGCCATCGCGAGCAC
This region of Thalassoroseus pseudoceratinae genomic DNA includes:
- the lysA gene encoding diaminopimelate decarboxylase gives rise to the protein MSAVSSSVAKPLPFDEDFIRQLTEKYPTPFYIYDERAIRENARRLNAAFAWCDGFQEYFAVKATPNPHILNIMKEEGFGADCSSLAELVMCERVGITGDDVMFTSNNTKAEEYAKAVELGAIINLDDITHIPYLADSVKMPEQLCFRYNPGPLREGNTIIGKPEEAKYGFTKEQLFAGYRQARELGAKRFGLHTMVASNELNAEYFVETARMLFELAVELKKETDISLEFVNLGGGIGIPYRPGDQPVDLEHIGNGVKKLYDEMIKPAGLDPLNVLMENGRCITGPYGYLITSAIHEKHIYKDYVGVDACMANLMRPGMYGAYHHISVLGKENAAADTTCDVVGSLCENNDKFAIDRKLPKVEIGDLLVIHDAGAHGHAMGFQYNGKLRSAELLWKPDGSVQQIRRAETLDDYFATLDF
- a CDS encoding FHA domain-containing protein; the protein is MRAELKVVEGSLAEKNIKLKEGKFIVGRAPDCHLRPDSDLVSRYHCVVRVDEYTVRVRDMGSRNGTHVNGRLIQADTRLMNGDKVKIGDMILQVSIAEAADPPSSFEIPKAPTEPSDSETSYGIPKMPK
- a CDS encoding DUF1015 family protein, which codes for MINIAPIRRALVPVDSAAAAQLVAPNYDEFQGDREVWEFIQAKPESILAVTMAHCDVPTETEIGEDGSDATLDKARETLRNRIDSPLTKVVENVLWVYEIVDPRRPSVRQMGLGGAAKTADIRTDESPDGTVIRNEGIREEKARGRANLISKTKSYVGVVNNTVEDESGHLITALEEYADGRECDFQADDEVGNTHKVWLIADEPSINKFVELMKAEPFAYVADGNHRSAAAALLGHDDYLAMFFTTGRMGLAPYNRLVAEPKAAELDWLQTLAEYFDAQPRRDSEPFQPKQTHHIGLYDGKKWLELVPKDNAYDASNAAESIDSDIVQRHIFEDVLQIADARDKRLTFVGGNKDAAWLQSRVDSGDFHFAVTLPPVTMEQFVSVCQQNRFMPPKSTWFEPKIRSGLVVALLD